A genomic segment from Manduca sexta isolate Smith_Timp_Sample1 chromosome 13, JHU_Msex_v1.0, whole genome shotgun sequence encodes:
- the LOC115446916 gene encoding CAAX prenyl protease 2: MVLKEFIDDYACVFSILACIFLTVTYVASLYIWKSTYSRDHPTTIKRRFFSVTCMMIVAPFISQYFWTEETLRKGDLWEHMGLKYSGIIQATLLPLFVTAVLFLGPLTMQFLSGTLKIYAEPMYWVASWQDLVWVRNHVMAPLSEEWVFRSCMVPLLLQCLEPSTAVFIGPMLFGIAHFHHMFEQIKSGQGVKTALLISSFQFMYTSMFGVYSAYLFVRTGHFMAPLIAHMFCNHMGFPNFGEIPQFPPTQRLIIICNFLIGFALWCILLVPATNPDIYYNRLHWDT; encoded by the exons atgGTTCTTAAGGAATTTATTGATGATTATGCATGTGTTTTCTCTATATTagcatgtatatttttaactgtcACATATGTTGCAAGTTTGTATATTTGGAAGTCTACTTATAGCAG GGATCATCCAACTACAATCAAGCGGAGGTTCTTCAGTGTTACTTGCATGATGATTGTGGCACCTTTCATATCTCAATATTTCTGGACAGAGGAAACTTTGAGGAAAGGTGATCTGTGGGAACACATGGGCTTAAAATATTCTGGAATAATTCAAGCAACTCTACTGCCATTATTTGTAACAGCTGTATTATTTTTGGGACCATTGACTATGCAGTTTCTATCTGGAACATTGAAGATATATGCAG AGCCAATGTATTGGGTAGCAAGCTGGCAAGATCTAGTGTGGGTGAGGAACCATGTGATGGCACCACTCAGTGAAGAATGGGTGTTCAGGTCATGCATGGTGCCACTGTTGTTGCAGTGTCTGGAACCGAGCACCGCTGTGTTCATTGGACCAATGCTCTTTGGAATTG CTCATTTCCATCATATGTTTGAACAAATCAAGTCGGGACAGGGAGTGAAGACTGCTCTACTAATTTCAT CATTCCAGTTCATGTATACTAGTATGTTTGGAGTATACTCAGCATACCTGTTTGTAAGAACAG GTCACTTCATGGCTCCGCTAATCGCGCACATGTTCTGCAACCACATGGGCTTCCCCAATTTCGGCGAGATCCCCCAGTTCCCGCCAACTCAGAGACTAATCATCATTTGCAACTTTCTCATAGGATTCGCTCTCTGGTGCATACTGTTGGTGCCAGCCACAAACCCTGACATTTACTACAACAGACTACATTGGGACACttga
- the LOC115446924 gene encoding F-box only protein 11 — MPSASFSSSRSYVRRSRRKGGHRIPLPSRTQSTEPCESVPCPNNVTGSAMAATAACAGPSGSSGGGGSPPVPAAAPATTAGHHSPYDLRRKSPPAYHEPGPSGACSLPARKRPRTSLSQGVDVCNVSQYLQYELPDEVLLCILSHLTERDLCRVAQVCKRFNTIANDTELWKSLYQSVFEYDTPLMHTAPCQFEFVAPDEYDADNPWKESFRHLYYGIHVRPNYRPKKDSRIKHFNTIRAALEYVEERGGGGVGGVGGVGAASTAAASTPSSAAGSSAATAGAAAGALAACACPPGACTCRRTAPAHQPALIFVHAGLYQEECLAIDTDVQLIGCAPGNVAESVVLEREAESTLTFAEGAGRAYAGHMTLKFSPDATSTMQHHKHYCLEVSDNCSPTIDHCIIRSASVVGAAVCVSGAGANPVIKHCDISDCENVGLYVTDYAQGAYQDNEISRNALAGIWVKNFANPIMRRNHIHHGRDVGIFTFENGLGYFEANDIHNNRIAGFEVKAGANPTVVHCEIHHGQTGGIYVHESGLGQFIDNKIHSNNFAGVWITSNSNPTIRRNEIYNGHQGGVYIFGEGRGLIEHNNIYGNALAGIQIRTNSDPIVRHNKIHHGQHGGIYVHEKGQGLIEENEVYANTLAGVWITTGSTPVLRRNRIHSGKQVGVYFYDNGHGKLEDNDIFNHLYSGVQIRTGSNPVIRGNKIWGGQNGGVLVYNGGLGLLEQNEIFDNAMAGVWIKTDSNPTLKRNKIFDGRDGGICIFNGGKGVLEENDIFRNAQAGVLISTQSHPVLRRNRIFDGLAAGVEITNNATATLEHNQIFNNRFGGLCLASGVSPLVRGNKIFSNQDAVEKAVGGGQCLYKISSYTSFPMHDFYRCQTCNTTDRNAICVNCIKTCHSGHDVEFIRHDRFFCDCGAGTLSNQCQLQGEPTQDTDTLYDSAAPMESHTLMVN, encoded by the exons ATGCCTAGTGCCTCGTTTTCCTCTTCGCGTTCTTACGTCCGTAGATCGCGAAGAAAAGGCGGACATCGAATACCACTACCTTCTAGGACACAATCGA CTGAGCCATGTGAGTCAGTCCCGTGCCCGAATAACGTGACAGGCAGCGCGAtggcggcgacggcggcgtGCGCGGGTCCCAGTGGCAGCAGCGGCGGTGGCGGGTCGCCCCCCgtgcccgccgccgcgcccgccaccACCGCCGGCCACCACAGCCCATACGACCTGCGCCGCAAGTCGCCGCCCGCCTACCACGAGCCGGGACCATCCGGCGCGTGCTCGCTGCCAGCCAGGAAAAGGCCCAGGAC ATCGCTGTCGCAGGGCGTGGACGTGTGCAACGTGTCGCAGTACTTGCAGTACGAGCTGCCCGACGAGGTGCTCCTGTGTATACTCTCGCACTTGACCGAGCGCGATCTGTGCCGCGTCGCGCAGGTCTGCAAACGGTTCAACACTATTGCCAATGACACCGAGTTATG GAAAAGCCTATACCAGTCGGTGTTCGAGTACGACACGCCGCTGATGCACACCGCGCCGTGCCAGTTCGAGTTCGTCGCGCCGGACGAGTATGACGCGGACAACCCTTGGAAGGAGAGTTTCAGGCACCTGTACTACGGCATACACGTGCGCCCCAACTACCGCCCCAAAAAGGACTCGCGCATCAAGCACTTCAACACCATAAGG GCGGCTCTCGAATACGTGGAGGAGCGCGGCGGCGGAGGTGTGGGCGGAGTGGGCGGCGTCGGCGCCGCGAGCACGGCGGCCGCCAGCACGCCCAGCAGCGCGGCAGGCAGCTCGGCCGCaacggcgggcgcggcggccggCGCCCTGGCGGCGTGCGCCTGTCCCCCCGGCGCCTGCACGTGCCGCCGCACCGCGCCCGCGCACCAGCCCGCGCTCATATTCGTACACGCCGGACTTTACCAGGAGGAATGTCTCGCCATCGACACTGACGTCCAACTCATTG GTTGTGCCCCCGGCAACGTGGCCGAGTCGGTGGTGTTGGAGCGCGAGGCGGAGTCGACGCTGACGTTCGCGGAGGGCGCCGGGCGCGCGTACGCGGGACACATGACGCTCAAGTTCTCGCCGGACGCCACCAGCACCATGCAGCACCACAAGCACTACTGCCTCGAGGTGTCTGACAACTGCTCGCCCACTATCGACCACTGCATCATTAGGAGTGCTAGTGTCG TGGGGGCAGCTGTATGTGTGAGTGGCGCCGGCGCCAACCCGGTGATTAAGCACTGTGACATCAGTGACTGCGAAAACGTGGGTCTATACGTGACGGACTACGCGCAGGGCGCCTACCAGGACAACGAGATCTCGCGTAACGCACTCGCCGGCATCTGGGTGAAGAACTTCGCCAACCCGATCATGCGCCGCAATCACATACACCACGGCCGCGACGTCGGCATATTTACCTTTGAGAATGGATTA GGCTATTTCGAGGCAAATGACATACACAACAACAGAATCGCCGGTTTCGAAGTGAAAGCCGGCGCGAATCCCACCGTAGTACACTGTGAAATACACCACGGCCAGACCGGAGGCATCTACGTGCACGAGTCTGGTCTAGGCCAGTTTATTGATAACAAGATACACTCGAACAACTTTGCCGGCGTGTGGATCACGTCCAACAGCAATCCCACCATTCGACGTAACGAGATATACAACGGGCATCAGGGCGGCGTGTACATATTCGGAGAGGGGCGCGGGCTCATCGAACACAATAACATTTATGGCAATGCTTTAGCTGGTATTCAG ATTCGCACAAACAGCGATCCAATAGTGAGGCACAATAAGATACATCACGGGCAGCATGGAGGCATCTACGTACATGAGAAGGGCCAGGGGCTCATAGAGGAGAACGAGGTGTACGCGAACACGCTAGCCGGCGTCTGGATCACGACCGGCTCCACGCCGGTGCTGCGACGGAACCGCATACATTCTGGAAAACAG GTCGgcgtatatttttatgacaacgGTCACGGAAAGTTAGAGGATAACGACATATTCAACCACCTATACTCAGGCGTGCAAATCAGGACGGGAAGCAACCCGGTTATACGGGGAAACAAGATCTGGGGCGGCCAAAACGGTGGCGTGCTCGTTTACAACGGGGGCCTTGGGTTACTGGAGCAGAACGAGATATTTGATAACGCCATGGCCGGTGTGTGGATTAAGACTGACTCCAACCCGACGCTCAAGAGGAACAAGATCTTCGACGGGCGCGATGGgggtatttgtatttttaatggaGGGAAG GGAGTGTTGGAGGAGAATGATATATTTCGGAACGCACAAGCGGGCGTGTTGATCTCAACTCAAAGCCATCCAGTATTGCGTCGCAATCGCATCTTCGACGGTCTCGCGGCCGGCGTCGAAATCACCAACAACGCGACTGCCACTTTAGAACACAAtcaaatttttaacaatagatTTGGAG GTTTGTGTCTCGCATCCGGTGTTTCTCCGCTGGTGCGCGGCAACAAGATCTTCAGCAATCAAGACGCGGTGGAAAAAGCGGTGGGAGGCGGCCAGTGCCTGTACAAAATCTCATCTTATACGTCGTTTCCGATGCATGATTTTTATAG GTGCCAGACTTGCAACACGACAGACCGCAATGCCATATGCGTAAATTGCATCAAAACGTGCCATTCCGGCCATGACGTTGAATTCATTCGCCATGACAG ATTCTTCTGCGACTGCGGCGCGGGGACGCTGTCGAACCAGTGCCAGTTGCAGGGCGAGCCCACCCAAGACACGGACACGTTGTACGACTCGGCGGCACCTATGGAGTCGCACACGCTGATGGTGAACTGA
- the LOC115446927 gene encoding uncharacterized protein LOC115446927 has protein sequence MLISDGINHGKLQSIIVGELKKAGLKHRLKKYILKNVKDNKTVFGSPLVKVPSCSVICCGSTLSVPVIVTEMSSVLRTNAHIEGLFRKAGSQARQKDIKRLLDAGGCVSEGHHPIDVASVLKLYLRCLPEPLISAEVQDLLLRCRLTAGDDALKPILHTLLLLPVLHIHLLHYVMELLSYIASKHKDNLMDSSNLAIVMTPSIMPLPAAASAQRLEHHVALVKMFIENAKHIGLLTEDLMMQLDDDPDAYTARRKKRRSGSLNRMLSGLRKMVSGNVNTPATVRENGKTPILSKSASKRKYESYEGLSAKVRKEITKGLPQKELSFTPMKMGLERKRLRLSLMDARSTPIINADFSSHKNSETSISSEDLLTSSEHLFSAHDTIDLSPDMKQQNKDYVRISKQEYEEIKSRVSAIENRLSREFTDVIPRVQPLQQVQNVYEQTLEEVAMLNCGNSDHLARRLSKELKIRPTEEAKIIRSPSARKIGSIRRRSRENLTKIVRHKSWNVSSHSQASHIADRFYPYVGLNRQRTNTAKPDLAAPKVTVCEWDGSASENSMNNVSDSSQKYRQRKRTSLALDYGHQKPVSRIPARRSLGVINHSFDNTTSDTSMSNTLNSSEKSTNSDQKQHYQNLVNKNLNKYGKQSTTNQKWRSAAAFFMDKTGEVENMGPTGRPSVNKLRKQNAGAVMAKAKLFESSSDKSSERNDKNTHNGFARRPRVSGQQPNRAQKLVGLVKPKVQNENMHGIPVRHPRNVAEVTPISKTSYNNDIDWRSNRKTTPPIKRVVSPQSNTNVTPTRTPQIPTLKKSLIAPKTARILAPNNDFKKAHTPLKAIHVSPRRRSPRQKLQRASIQGN, from the exons ATGCTGATATCAGATGGAATCAATCATGGCAAATTGCAATCAATAATTGTGGGCGAATTGAAAAAGGCAGGTCTCAAGCAtcgtttaaagaaatatattctgaaaaatgttAAA GATAACAAGACAGTGTTTGGATCGCCGTTGGTTAAAGTTCCTTCATGTAGCGTTATTTGTTGCGGAAGTACCTTGAGTGTACCAGTTATAGTAACTGAAATGTCATCAGTACTCAGAACAAATGCTCACATAGAGGGTTTGTTCCGGAAGGCGGGGTCACAAGCGCGCCAAAAAGATATAAAG CGATTGCTTGATGCCGGTGGCTGTGTCTCTGAAGGTCATCATCCAATAGATGTTGCAAGTGTACTAAAGCTCTACTTGAGGTGCTTGCCAGAGCCGCTGATCAGTGCCGAGGTGCAGGACCTATTATTACGATGTAGACTGACTGCAGGAGATGATGCACTGAAACCTATCCTACACACATTACTACTATTGCCAGTATTACACATTCATCTTTTACATTATGTTATGGAg TTGCTAAGCTACATCGCATCGAAACACAAAGACAATTTGATGGACTCATCCAACCTGGCCATTGTGATGACGCCGAGCATCATGCCCCTACCCGCAGCGGCTTCAGCACAAAGACTGGAACACCATGTAGCACTAGTCaag ATGTTCATCGAAAATGCGAAACATATAGGATTACTGACTGAAGACCTCATGATGCAGTTGGATGATGACCCCGATGCCTATACAGCAAGACGAAAGAAAAGACGTAGCGGATCACTTAATA GAATGCTAAGCGGTTTACGAAAAATGGTATCGGGAAATGTCAATACACCTGCAACAGTGCGAGAAAATGGGAAAACTCCAATTTTAAGCAAATCTGCATCGAAACGCAAATACGAATCCTATGAGGGACTTTCTGCTAAAGTTAG gAAAGAAATTACCAAAGGACTTCCACAGAAAGAGTTATCTTTCACTCCTATGAAGAT GGGCCTGGAGAGAAAAAGACTGCGACTCAGCTTAATGGATGCCAGAAGCACGCCAATCATCAACGCCGACTTCAGTTCACACAAAAATTCCGAAACTAGTATCAGCAGTGAAGACTTGCTCACTTCCTCTGAACATTTGTTCAGCGCTCATGATACAATAGACTTGTCTCCTGATatgaaacaacaaaacaaagatTACGTAAGGATCTCTAAACAAGAATATGAGGAAATAAAAAGCAGAGTGTCTGCCATCGAAAACAGATTGTCGAGAGAGTTCACGGATGTCATACCAAGAGTACAACCCTTACAGCAAGTCCAGAATGTATACGAACAAACACTAGAGGAAGTGGCAATGTTGAACTGTGGGAATTCCGATCATTTAGCCCGACGGCTTAGTAAAGAATTGAAAATAAGACCCACGGAAGAAGCTAAAATTATTCGATCTCCTAGTGCCAGGAAAATTGGTTCAATTCGACGTCGCTCCAGGGAGAATCTCACGAAAATAGTCAGACACAAGTCGTGGAACGTGTCGTCTCATTCACAGGCTAGTCACATCGCGGATAGATTCTATCCGTACGTAGGTTTAAATCGTCAAAGGACGAATACAGCGAAGCCAGATTTAGCAGCACCAAAGGTCACTGTCTGTGAATGGGACGGTTCCGCGTCAGAAAACTCTATGAACAATGTATCCGACAGTAGTCAGAAGTACCGACAAAGGAAGCGAACCAGCTTAGCTTTGGATTACGGACACCAAAAACCAGTTAGCAGAATCCCTGCACGAAGATCTTTAGGCGTGATAAATCATAGTTTCGATAACACCACTTCAGATACTTCAATGAGCAACACGTTAAATTCCAGTGAAAAGTCTACCAATTCTGATCAAAAACAACACTATCAAAACCTGGTAAATAAAAACCTGAATAAATACGGTAAACAAAGTACAACAAATCAAAAATGGCGTAGCGCTGCAGCTTTCTTTATGGACAAGACTGGTGAAGTGGAGAATATGGGTCCCACAGGAAGACCGTCAGTGAATAAATTACGGAAGCAAAATGCGGGGGCAGTCATGGCCAAAGCGAAGCTTTTTGAATCCAGTTCTGATAAATCCTCTGAGAGAAACgacaaaaatacacataatggGTTCGCGAGACGGCCAAGAGTAAGTGGTCAGCAACCAAACAGAGCACAAAAACTGGTAGGCCTTGTCAAACCTAAGGTACAGAATGAAAACATGCACGGTATTCCAGTCAGACATCCGAGAAATGTCGCAGAAGTAACTCCAATATCAAAAACATCGTACAATAACGACATTGATTGGCGGAGTAACAGAAAGACTACACCGCCCATAAAGAGAGTTGTTTCTCCTCAATCCAACACAAACGTAACACCAACAAGAACTCCACAAATTCCGACCCTGAAGAAATCTTTAATCGCACCCAAGACTGCTCGTATTTTGGCGCCAAATAACGACTTTAAGAAAGCTCACACACCACTGAAAGCAATTCATGTGTCACCGAGAAGGCGGTCGCCGCGACAAAAACTACAGCGCGCCAGTATTCAAGGGAATTAG
- the LOC115446928 gene encoding RAB6A-GEF complex partner protein 2, translating to MIELAAKLTTGTVYLAGEALECCISFCYTAQPEHRNSQSHSDTLENLAWASAQIHCFYSTSGNAGDKTPTVGKTTSLEVTASDIGAVVFHTKPKILFCDLTIPLGETKTFWYRESLPIEAPPSYRGTSVKYSYKITIATQKVNSHIKMVRIPFRVLPISTIINMQDLAALCGNETTEELQPTNPFSEERKVETPLTMALQVLQNLTARRSPNSYMITNTRGKVGRFCLFKSAYKLGEDIVGTFDFSVGTVTCMQVSVSLQPEELVKSKSPSKNANKEVSSRSMTVARFHEVTLGLSHSQLILPIPLHITPAFEVDDVSLQWRLHFEFVTTNEKLLPNHEEKDWNAPLNVSIETMVWNLPVKIYSTLPKQITQHAGNDAYTMFIK from the exons atgaTCGAGCTCGCAGCGAAATTAACCACCGGAACAGTTTATTTGGCAGGAGAAGCCTTAGAATGCTGTATATCATTTTGTTACACTGCCCAACCTGAACACAGAAACTCCCAAAGCCACAG CGATACTTTGGAGAATTTAGCATGGGCTTCAGCACAAATACACTGCTTCTATTCAACATCAGGAAATGCTGGTGACAAAACACCGACAGTGGGTAAAACTACATCATTGGAAGTCACTGCATCTGATATTGGTGCTGTTGTGTTCCATACTAAACCTAAGATTCTGTTTTGTGATCTTACAATACCATTAGGAGAGACAAAAACAT tttggtaCAGAGAATCCCTGCCGATAGAAGCTCCACCATCATATAGAGGCACATCAGTAAAATACTCATACAAAATCACAATAGCAACACAAAAAGTTAATTCACACATCAAAATGGTCAGGATTCCGTTCAGAGTGTTGCCCATTAGTACAATTATAAACATGCAGGACTTGGCAGCACTGTGTGGCAATGAGACAACAGAAGAACTGCAACCAACAAATCCATTTTCTGAAGAAAGGAAAGTTGAAACACCTTTGACAATGGCTTTACAAGTTTTACAA AACCTTACAGCCAGAAGAAGTCCAAATTCCTACATGATAACAAACACTAGAGGGAAAGTGGgtagattttgtttgtttaaatctGCATATAAGTTGGGGGAAGATATTGTTGGTACATTTGATTTCTCTGTTGGAACTGTTACATGTATGCAG gtGTCGGTTTCACTCCAGCCAGAGGAATTGGTAAAATCAAAATCACCTTCAAAGAATGCTAATAAAGAAGTGAGCAGCAGATCAATGACAGTGGCGCGTTTTCACGAAGTTACATTAGGACTCTCTCACTCACAATTAATACTGCCCATACCATTACATATTACTCCTGCATTTGAGGTTGATGATg TGTCACTACAATGGCGTCTACATTTCGAATTTGTGACAACAAATGAGAAATTACTACCCAATCATGAGGAAAAAGATTGGAATGCACCATTAAATGTGTCCATTGAAACCATGGTTTGGAATTTACCtgtgaaaatatattcaactttaccTAAACAAATAACTCAGCATGCGGGCAATGATGCTTAcacaatgtttataaaataa
- the LOC115446929 gene encoding RRP15-like protein, translating into MVVAEEMKPSLKVSVSDNESSSAEESEESDHEMAIEEADDAAEADAESVASDDEKSEVLVTNEGWADSVAKILGSNKPKNKKTLVLSRAKKHSEVIKKVKEEKPSFEIIGEVKTETTETKEEDSTEPPAKKVKHEKPSIRMKPNILEKDRERLLSKIATKGVVQLFNAVRNQQRTFENEVGRKDLSEGKKEKLLKKFDKRAFLDTLMGQSKSVVVDQQIKSTKEEVKDEDKPRWSALRDDFMTGAKMKDWDKESVDE; encoded by the exons atggttGTGGCTGAAGAAATGAAGCCAAGTTTAAAAGTATCAG TATCGGACAACGAATCTTCAAGTGCCGAAGAATCTGAAGAGTCCGATCATGAAATGGCTATTGAAGAGGCTGACGATGCCGCGGAAGCAGATGCTGAAAGCGTAGCTAGCGATGATGAGAAATCAGAAGTACTTGTGACCAATGAAGGATGGGCAGATTCAGTAGCAAAAATCTTGGGGTCAAACaaaccaaaaaacaaaaaaaccttAGTTTTATCAAGGGCAAAGAAACATTcagaagttataaaaaaagttaaagaagAAAAACCATCCTTCGAAATCATAGGGGAAGTAAAAACTGAAACCACGGAAACAAAAGAAGAAGATTCAACAGAACCTCCTGCAAAAAAAGTT AAACATGAAAAACCATCAATAAGGATGAAACCCAATATATTAGAGAAAGACAGAGAAAGGTTACTATCAAAAATAGCAACTAAAGGTGTAGTTCAGTTATTCAATGCTGTAAGAAATCAACAGAGAACATTTGAGAATGAAGTGGGAAGGAAAGATTTGTCTGAAGGGAAAAAGGAGAAATTGTTAAAGAAATTTGACAAAAGGGCATTCTTGGACACACTGATGGGACAGAGTAAATCAGTAGTTGTTGACcaacaaataaaatcaactaaGGAAGAGGTCAAAGATGAAGATAAGCCTAGATGGAGTGCATTAAG aGATGATTTCATGACTGGAGCCAAAATGAAGGATTGGGATAAAGAATCTGTGGATGAATAG
- the LOC115446925 gene encoding uncharacterized protein LOC115446925, with the protein MANIANPVPYIDKRQFGLLLDIKSELFYNRLNAAKNLYRKDLVCHFGCVNAIEFSSNGELLVSGGDDRRVMLWQFGLAMLDRGKPEALKAVHQSNIFCLGVTSDNQKVYSGGNDDIVIVHDLESKCPLEVLQHQRAVCSLSIDPFNERVVTTAGNDGRLLLFDTRQSVHESLVISRSRKAFHGVMFHPQQVGMLVSANARDGVALWDLRSPKHPVLRYAGNNGTSQNSMSVRFNSTGTHILALRRRLAPVLYAVHSAEPVAEFYHQDYYNSCTMKSCSFAGERDQFVLSGSDDFNLYMWKVPDTGGGYDMVVEPPHIVLYGHRSIVNQVRYNPHYCLIASSGVEKIIKVWSALEYPQMRGALLEEAQGSDNPREIYSHEDYVSLVHHSGQYISHNYAEQSTSEDPRMMAFFDSLVQRELECLAEETDSLDGSSSGTAHDNNSDSSDNDHILADFLPLPAKRSNPNGSRTQRCNNRLARLVASRYTKNTRSQKRGSVRRSKQSRTSHSKSGKCPAPTGSTGSAKGKRAPARRSRGPRRPAPRAARAAHALHSPHLAPHHAPHTRPHHARISAPSSERTDSDEPAHCLYRNSGRMIRPLRRRLNPTRTAKRKNKVNSYRKVMNLRSNGATIAQDSSDNNNFSNFDNFEDNLALPSTSTGYRGQNTSALFRIAEVDSDDDQSIGSRPISPRNQNGNQNIPTNLVSIIPTPINGSRDSLGESLRVEPPESESNSTPPPETRLRNLRRVRRNGRLSLHRSDSSESPPPKESTERASTSIAERLSPKVGYNRTVARLMNETNESELESSCSTESSLWPAQDMGTPDSGVGTVVGSSTRNNLPPDDVSDDPDYQAMKFRQRVKKARRNYRNHMDSDSN; encoded by the exons atggcGAATATTGCAAATCCTGTACCTTACATCGATAAAAGGCAATTTGGACTTTTGCTGGACATAAAATCCGAGTTGTTTTACAACCGTCTCAATGCCGCAAAGAATTTATATCGAAAGGATCTTGTGTGCCATTTTGGATGTGTAAATGCTATTGAGTTTTCTAGCAATGGCGAACTGCTCGTATCAG GTGGTGATGACAGAAGAGTCATGCTATGGCAGTTTGGCCTAGCCATGTTGGACCGTGGGAAACCAGAAGCACTGAAAGCAGTGCATCaatcaaacatattttgtttgggAGTCACCAGCGACAACCAGAAAGTATATTCTGGAGGGAATGATGATATT GTAATCGTCCATGATCTAGAAAGCAAATGTCCCCTGGAAGTGTTGCAGCATCAAAGAGCTGTGTGCAGTCTCAGCATTGATCCGTTCAATGAACGTGTCGTCACAACTGCCGGTAATGATGGGCGGTTGTTGTTGTTTGACACAAGGCAGTCAGTTCATG AATCATTAGTGATATCGCGCAGCAGAAAGGCGTTCCACGGAGTGATGTTCCACCCGCAGCAAGTGGGCATGCTAGTGTCCGCGAACGCGCGCGATGGTGTCGCTCTATGGGACTTGCGATCGCCGAAAca CCCGGTCTTACGGTACGCGGGCAACAACGGCACATCTCAAAACAGCATGAGTGTGCGGTTCAACTCGACCGGCACGCATATACTTGCCCTGCGGCGTCGACTCGCGCCAGTACTGTACGCCGTGCACTCGGCCGAGCCAGTCGCCGAGTTCTACCACCAGGACTATTACAATTCGTGCACCATGAAGAGTTGCTCATTCGCAGGCGAACGCGATCAGTTCGTGCTGTCCGGATCTGATGATTTCAATTTGTATATGTGGAAAGTGCCTGATACTGGAGGTGGTTATG ACATGGTGGTAGAACCGCCGCACATAGTGCTGTACGGGCACAGATCGATCGTGAACCAAGTGCGTTACAATCCGCACTACTGTCTCATCGCTTCGTCGGGAGTCGAAAAAATCATCAAG GTGTGGTCTGCATTAGAGTACCCTCAGATGCGCGGCGCCTTGCTCGAGGAGGCGCAGGGCTCCGACAACCCGCGCGAGATATACAGCCACGAGGACTACGTGTCGCTCGTACACCACAGCGGGCAG TACATATCGCACAACTACGCAGAGCAGTCGACGTCGGAGGACCCGCGCATGATGGCGTTCTTCGACTCGCTCGTGCAGCGCGAGCTGGAGTGCCTCGCCGAGGAGACCGACTCGCTGGACGGCTCCTCCTCCGGCACGGCCCACGACAATAACTCAGACTCCTCCGACAACGACCACATACTGGCAGACTTCCTCCCGCTGCCCGCCAAGAGAT caaATCCAAACGGCTCCCGCACACAGAGGTGCAACAACAGGTTAGCGCGTTTGGTGGCTTCAAGATATACGAAAAATACACGATCTCAGAAACGAGGTTCTGTTCG GCGTAGCAAACAATCCCGCACATCACACAGCAAGTCAGGCAAGTGTCCAGCGCCCACCGGCTCCACCGGCAGCGCCAAGGGCAAGCGCGCCCCCGCGCGGCGATCCCGCGGCCCGCGCCGACCCGCGCCCCGAGCCGCTCGCGCCGCGCATGCGCTTCACTCGCCGCACCTCGCGCCGCACCACGCGCCGCACACGCGCCCGCACCACGCGCGCATCTCCGCTCCCTCCAGCGAACGCACAGACTCCGATGAACCCGCGCATTGTTTATACAGAAATTCTGGAAGG ATGATTCGCCCTCTGCGTAGAAGGTTAAACCCTACAAGGACAGCCAAGAGGAAAAATAAAGTCAATAGCTATAGGAAAGTTATGAATTTAAGGAGCAATG GCGCCACGATAGCTCAAGACAGTAGTGATAATAACAATTTTTCCAATTTTGATAACTTCGAGGATAATTTAGCACTCCCTAGTACAAGTACAG GATACAGAGGCCAAAACACATCTGCGCTCTTCAGGATAGCAGAAGTGGATTCCGACGATGACCAATCGATCGGCAGTCGGCCTATATCACCCAGAAATCAGAACGGCAACCAAAACATTCCTACAAATCTCGTTAGTATAATTCCAACACCCATCAACGGATCTCGCGACTCGCTGGGGGAATCTCTTCGCGTCGAACCGCCAGAATCAGAGAGCAACTCCACGCCACCGCCAGAGACTCGCCTGAGGAACTTGCGTCGAGTGCGACGTAACGGACGACTTAGCCTGCATAGATCAGATTCTAGCGAATCTCCACCACCTAAAGAATCCACAGAGCGTGCTTCCACCTCCATAGCCGAACGGTTGTCACCAAAAGTCGGGTATAATAGGACCGTGGCCAGGCTTATGAATGAAACGAATGAGAGTGAGTTGGAAAGCAGCTGCAGTACTGAAAGCAGTCTGTGGCCGGCGCAAGACATGGGCACTCCGGACAGCGGCGTGGGCACCGTCGTCGGCAGCAGCACACGCAACAATCTCCCACCCGACGACGTGTCCGACGACCCCGACTATCAGGCCATGAAGTTCCGACAGCGAGTGAAAAAAGCACGTCGCAACTACAGAAATCACATGGATTCAGATTCCAACTGA